A single region of the Bacillus cereus genome encodes:
- the opp4C gene encoding oligopeptide ABC transporter permease, which yields METVTAITEKKAKKKRRNESSPWRQAFKRIKKNKMALIGFYALVFMFLFCFIGPFFSPYASGKIQVTLINKPPSFSHWLGTDQLGRDILTRLMQAGRISLTIGLASMVLSVILGALLGAIAGFYRGIVDNIIMRFADVLMSMPGLPLLIIMGAILSEWKVPSDYRLYVIMIILSLVGWPGLARLVRGQILSLREQSFMQAADVLGIKDYRKIVYHLIPNVLPILIVVSTLGVAGSILGESALSYLGLGVVPPTPSWGNMISAANSLIDFQKRPWLWIPPGFAIFITVVSINLLGDALRDALDPKMKR from the coding sequence ATGGAAACTGTTACAGCAATTACAGAGAAAAAGGCAAAAAAGAAAAGACGGAATGAATCATCGCCGTGGAGGCAAGCTTTTAAAAGGATAAAGAAAAATAAAATGGCACTTATAGGATTTTATGCATTAGTTTTTATGTTTTTATTTTGTTTTATCGGTCCATTCTTTTCACCGTATGCATCAGGAAAAATACAAGTTACGCTAATTAACAAGCCACCTAGTTTTTCTCATTGGCTTGGTACGGATCAATTAGGACGGGATATTTTAACGAGGCTTATGCAAGCAGGACGAATTTCATTAACAATTGGCTTAGCTTCAATGGTTTTATCAGTAATATTAGGAGCTTTATTAGGAGCTATTGCAGGTTTTTATCGCGGTATCGTTGACAATATTATAATGCGTTTTGCAGATGTTTTAATGTCGATGCCAGGATTACCTTTACTTATTATAATGGGAGCTATTTTATCAGAATGGAAAGTACCATCTGATTACCGTCTTTATGTCATCATGATTATTTTAAGTTTAGTAGGTTGGCCAGGACTTGCACGTCTCGTACGAGGTCAAATTTTATCACTTCGAGAACAATCGTTTATGCAAGCTGCTGATGTGCTCGGGATAAAAGATTACCGGAAAATTGTATATCATTTAATCCCAAATGTTTTGCCGATATTAATTGTTGTATCAACATTAGGTGTTGCTGGTTCTATTTTAGGAGAGTCTGCACTAAGTTACTTAGGACTTGGCGTCGTTCCACCTACACCATCTTGGGGAAATATGATTAGCGCAGCAAACTCATTAATCGATTTCCAAAAACGCCCGTGGTTATGGATACCACCTGGTTTTGCAATTTTTATAACAGTTGTATCAATTAATTTACTTGGCGATGCACTTCGTGATGCATTAGATCCAAAGATGAAGCGGTAG
- a CDS encoding ABC transporter permease, protein MKSFIIAWKDLKIRLIDRRGFMMMLIMPLLLTAILGSALSNVFDSGGLPKTIIGYYQGGTDEFADVFQKDVLQSKEIKDDVKVKVVNSQEELEDMLKEKKIDVGIVIPNKWSEQIQDGKLKEPKVLIDPSKDIQAKIAESMIRSFSERVQTVAVSTKSVVTELAKSQQGDVAQVAKEVSGSLQTIATASVDNIQKGTIGKKTVAAMQYYAAAMLVMFLLYNITVGAKSVVTEQRTETLARLFSTPTSSFSILFGKFLGTLLFACIQFGIFIVATHFMFHVEWGEDVSQIVVLGISYAICVSGLSMLIAAFIREEKTADLMGGIGIQILAILGGSMLPIYVFPDTLQTVANIAPNKWALTSFLNIMSGTSWDVLFPVILSLCSAGIISVMIGTLRLRTR, encoded by the coding sequence ATGAAAAGTTTCATTATTGCATGGAAAGATTTAAAAATCCGTTTAATTGATCGCCGCGGATTTATGATGATGTTAATTATGCCGCTTTTATTAACAGCGATTTTAGGTTCAGCGTTAAGTAATGTATTTGATAGTGGTGGACTACCGAAAACAATAATTGGCTATTATCAAGGGGGAACGGATGAGTTTGCAGATGTCTTTCAAAAAGATGTATTGCAATCTAAAGAAATAAAAGATGATGTGAAAGTAAAGGTAGTTAATTCTCAGGAAGAGCTTGAAGATATGTTAAAGGAAAAGAAAATCGATGTAGGAATTGTCATCCCAAATAAATGGAGCGAACAAATACAAGATGGAAAATTAAAAGAACCAAAGGTGCTTATAGACCCATCAAAAGATATACAAGCGAAAATTGCCGAATCAATGATCCGCTCTTTTTCAGAACGTGTTCAAACAGTCGCAGTATCTACTAAAAGTGTTGTAACAGAATTAGCGAAATCTCAGCAGGGTGATGTAGCACAAGTTGCAAAGGAAGTAAGTGGAAGTCTACAGACGATAGCAACTGCAAGTGTGGATAACATCCAAAAAGGAACGATAGGTAAAAAAACAGTTGCAGCGATGCAATATTATGCAGCAGCAATGTTAGTCATGTTTTTACTATATAACATAACAGTAGGTGCAAAGTCAGTTGTAACAGAGCAACGAACTGAAACGTTGGCGCGTTTGTTCAGTACACCGACGAGCTCATTTTCAATTTTATTCGGGAAGTTTTTAGGTACATTACTATTTGCCTGTATACAATTTGGAATATTTATAGTTGCTACACACTTTATGTTTCATGTGGAATGGGGCGAAGACGTGTCTCAAATAGTAGTGTTGGGAATTTCTTATGCAATTTGTGTTTCTGGTTTATCTATGTTAATTGCAGCCTTTATTCGTGAGGAAAAAACGGCAGATTTAATGGGGGGAATCGGTATTCAAATACTAGCTATATTAGGGGGATCAATGTTACCGATTTACGTATTTCCCGATACACTTCAAACAGTTGCGAATATTGCTCCGAATAAATGGGCACTTACGAGCTTCTTAAATATTATGTCGGGAACATCTTGGGATGTGCTATTCCCTGTCATTTTAAGTTTATGTAGTGCAGGAATTATCTCCGTTATGATTGGAACGTTACGTTTACGCACGAGATAG
- a CDS encoding ABC transporter substrate-binding protein — translation MRKVFKGLFAMFLSTSVLLAGCAQEETSTNEATEMPKVKDEFIKASDKAKSPAKAKERKDTFVIGMPSPGGIFLPHFMENGWDGNITQAIFAPLVGLDKEGKPIPILAKKWDISQDQLTYTFHLKDDLKFSDGSPLTADDVAFTLTLLHDQAYSGATDISQTAIKGGQAYKEGKASSIEGIQVIDPKTITITTEKVNAQTLSLIGGEVISKAYYGKEYKQGNLEYLKELYGKPMGAGAYKLDKYIPGQEVRFVANENYFEGKPKIGHFIYKITKGDTNLQQFQAGEVDYDGFTTNAETIEQLKELGFANINVYIGSSYGYIKMNYKKPYFKDKRIRQAFIYGLERQKVIDTYFQGYASLVNVPITPVSWAYTEEGINKYEYNLEKAKKLLDEAGWKAGADGIREKDGQKLKVSYFASSASKINDVMIPVMKEDYKKIGVDFNPEYMDFNTMISKVIKGDYDLAMVSTPMIDDPSGTIEEFVSTSKRNYDGYYNPKVDELAKQALETLDIEKRKEIYKKLYQELSEDPPVIFLNNSKVVSAHNARIQGLQEDNYNGILLSLPKLNIAQ, via the coding sequence ATGCGAAAGGTCTTTAAAGGGTTATTTGCTATGTTTCTTAGTACATCGGTTTTATTAGCAGGATGTGCTCAAGAAGAGACAAGTACAAATGAAGCAACAGAGATGCCGAAAGTAAAAGATGAGTTTATTAAAGCGAGTGACAAAGCAAAAAGTCCAGCAAAGGCAAAAGAAAGAAAAGATACTTTTGTAATTGGAATGCCGAGCCCTGGCGGGATATTCCTTCCGCATTTTATGGAGAATGGGTGGGATGGTAATATAACGCAAGCGATCTTTGCGCCTCTTGTTGGGCTGGATAAGGAAGGAAAACCAATCCCAATTCTAGCGAAAAAATGGGATATTTCTCAGGATCAGCTTACATATACGTTCCATTTGAAAGATGATTTAAAGTTTAGCGATGGTTCGCCGTTAACAGCGGATGATGTAGCATTTACATTAACGTTACTACATGATCAGGCATATAGCGGAGCAACTGACATAAGTCAAACAGCAATAAAGGGTGGGCAAGCATATAAGGAAGGAAAAGCAAGCTCTATTGAGGGGATTCAAGTAATCGATCCGAAAACAATTACGATTACAACTGAAAAGGTAAATGCCCAAACATTATCGTTAATTGGTGGAGAAGTTATATCAAAAGCTTATTACGGTAAAGAATATAAGCAAGGGAATTTAGAGTATTTAAAAGAGTTATATGGAAAACCGATGGGAGCAGGAGCTTATAAACTTGATAAATATATTCCAGGTCAAGAAGTTCGTTTTGTAGCAAATGAAAATTATTTTGAAGGTAAACCGAAGATTGGGCACTTTATTTATAAAATTACAAAAGGTGATACGAATTTGCAACAATTTCAAGCGGGAGAAGTAGATTATGATGGTTTCACGACAAATGCGGAAACGATTGAGCAATTAAAAGAGCTAGGTTTCGCTAATATTAATGTGTATATAGGAAGTTCTTACGGCTATATTAAAATGAATTATAAGAAGCCCTACTTTAAAGATAAACGTATACGCCAAGCGTTTATTTACGGATTAGAGCGCCAAAAAGTAATTGATACGTATTTCCAAGGTTATGCTTCACTCGTCAATGTACCAATTACACCAGTCTCTTGGGCGTATACAGAAGAAGGGATCAATAAATACGAATATAATTTAGAAAAAGCAAAGAAATTACTTGATGAAGCAGGGTGGAAAGCTGGGGCAGATGGTATTCGGGAAAAAGATGGCCAGAAATTGAAGGTAAGTTATTTTGCTTCTTCTGCAAGTAAAATCAACGATGTGATGATCCCCGTTATGAAAGAGGATTATAAAAAGATTGGGGTAGATTTCAATCCTGAATACATGGACTTTAATACGATGATTTCCAAGGTAATTAAGGGAGATTATGATTTAGCGATGGTCTCCACACCGATGATTGATGATCCGAGCGGAACAATTGAGGAGTTTGTTTCGACAAGTAAGCGTAATTATGATGGATATTATAATCCGAAGGTAGATGAATTAGCTAAGCAGGCACTAGAAACATTGGATATTGAAAAACGAAAAGAAATCTATAAAAAATTATATCAAGAGTTAAGTGAGGATCCACCTGTTATCTTCTTAAACAATAGTAAAGTCGTGTCTGCACATAATGCACGAATTCAAGGATTACAAGAAGATAACTATAATGGTATTTTGTTAAGTTTACCTAAATTGAATATTGCTCAATAA
- a CDS encoding ABC transporter permease, with product MKTYIIRRVLQMIPTLLGTSVIIFFLFALLPGDYIDSNPKITPQRAEELRELYGLNKPIVERYFHWLGNALQGDFGFSLQYQEPVTSLLNKFIWNSFIVAIIALFFIWLIALIIGVFSATKQHSLFDKFVTIGVFAAMSFPSFFIGLFLIKVFAVDFKLLPIGGMIDVGSNSTGLAYVIEVSKHMVLPVFILTLLGVGSLTRYFRTSMLEVVRQDYIRTARAKGLKEKTVIYKHALKNAILPAITLLAFELPGLFSGAIIIEQIFNWPGIGNIQLEALSFRDYTVLMAFTMFLSCLTIVSNFLADVVYAVVDPRIRLK from the coding sequence GTGAAAACATATATCATTCGTAGGGTGTTACAAATGATTCCTACACTGTTGGGTACGTCAGTTATTATCTTTTTTTTGTTCGCGCTTCTTCCAGGTGACTATATTGATTCAAATCCAAAGATTACACCGCAAAGAGCTGAGGAACTTAGAGAGCTATATGGTTTAAATAAACCAATTGTTGAGCGTTACTTTCATTGGTTAGGTAATGCATTGCAGGGTGACTTTGGTTTTTCACTTCAATATCAAGAACCTGTAACATCATTATTAAATAAATTCATATGGAATTCGTTTATTGTTGCGATCATTGCATTGTTCTTTATTTGGCTAATTGCACTTATTATCGGTGTGTTTTCAGCGACAAAGCAACATTCCTTATTCGATAAGTTTGTAACAATTGGTGTCTTTGCAGCGATGTCATTCCCTTCATTCTTTATCGGTTTGTTTTTAATTAAAGTGTTTGCGGTTGACTTTAAGTTATTACCGATAGGCGGGATGATTGATGTTGGTAGTAATTCGACTGGGCTTGCTTACGTAATAGAAGTTTCAAAGCATATGGTTTTACCAGTGTTTATTTTAACCCTGCTTGGAGTAGGGTCACTAACTCGCTATTTTAGAACGAGTATGTTAGAAGTTGTACGGCAAGATTACATTCGAACGGCTAGAGCAAAAGGTTTAAAGGAGAAGACTGTTATTTATAAACATGCATTAAAAAATGCAATTTTACCGGCTATTACATTGCTTGCATTTGAGTTACCGGGATTGTTTTCAGGGGCAATTATTATTGAACAAATTTTCAACTGGCCTGGCATCGGTAATATTCAATTAGAGGCACTTAGTTTCCGTGATTATACAGTATTAATGGCATTTACGATGTTTCTTTCTTGTTTGACAATCGTTTCAAATTTTTTAGCGGATGTTGTATATGCAGTTGTTGATCCACGTATTCGGTTGAAGTAA
- a CDS encoding ABC transporter ATP-binding protein: MSEPLLEVKNLKTYFPIKGGVFSRTIGHVKAVDGVSFTIDKGEVFGLVGESGSGKTTIGKTILRLVQKTEGEVKFKGQDVHALSKEELRKHRPNMQLVFQDPFSSLNPRMRIGEALGEPMLAHGLATKENVREKVIEVLELCGLAPYHIDRYPHEFSGGQRQRIVIARAMVLDPEFIVADEPVAALDVSIQAQIINLFSELQEKKGLSYLFISHDLSVVEHLCTKIGIMYLGTIVETAPRDELFANPLHPYTKALLSAVPIPDPTVKRERIILEGDIPSPANPPSGCRFHTRCPFATDICKTKVPEFRNVGENHLVACHHV; the protein is encoded by the coding sequence ATGAGTGAACCATTATTAGAAGTGAAGAACTTAAAAACGTATTTTCCGATTAAGGGAGGCGTATTTAGTAGAACGATTGGACATGTGAAAGCGGTAGATGGGGTAAGCTTTACAATTGATAAAGGAGAAGTGTTTGGCCTAGTAGGAGAGTCTGGAAGTGGGAAGACGACGATAGGGAAAACAATTCTCCGTCTCGTTCAAAAAACAGAAGGTGAAGTGAAGTTTAAAGGTCAAGATGTTCATGCTTTATCAAAAGAGGAGCTGAGAAAGCATCGTCCTAATATGCAGCTCGTGTTCCAAGATCCATTTAGCTCATTAAATCCTAGAATGAGAATTGGAGAAGCGCTCGGTGAGCCAATGTTGGCTCATGGGCTAGCGACGAAAGAAAATGTCCGTGAAAAGGTGATAGAAGTATTGGAGTTATGTGGTTTAGCGCCGTATCATATTGACCGGTACCCTCATGAGTTTTCCGGTGGGCAACGTCAACGTATCGTTATCGCAAGGGCGATGGTATTAGATCCAGAATTTATTGTAGCTGATGAGCCTGTTGCGGCATTAGATGTATCTATTCAAGCGCAAATTATTAATTTGTTTAGTGAATTACAGGAGAAAAAGGGATTATCATATTTATTTATTTCACATGATTTAAGTGTTGTGGAGCACTTATGTACGAAAATTGGAATTATGTATTTAGGAACTATTGTGGAAACAGCACCACGTGATGAGTTATTTGCGAATCCGCTTCATCCATATACAAAAGCATTGTTATCGGCAGTGCCAATACCGGATCCAACAGTTAAGCGAGAACGGATTATTCTAGAAGGGGATATTCCAAGTCCGGCAAACCCGCCGTCAGGTTGTCGTTTTCATACACGCTGCCCATTTGCTACGGATATTTGTAAAACGAAAGTACCAGAATTTCGTAATGTAGGTGAAAATCATTTAGTTGCTTGTCACCATGTGTGA
- a CDS encoding ABC transporter ATP-binding protein, with amino-acid sequence MSKAVVELKDLQTHFQTEEGTVKAVNHVSFSVREGETVCVVGESGCGKSVTALSIMGLIAESGGIVGGDILYEGKSLLGMKEKELRSLRGNDIAMIFQEPMTSLNPVFTVGEQIVETLREHELLSKNEAYKKAIELIRKVGIARADEIVHSYPHELSGGMLQRIMIAVALSCNPKLLIADEPTTALDVTIQAQILDLLRQVKEEFKTSILLITHDLGVVAEMADYVVVMYGGKVIEEAPVLEIFQNPKHPYTQGLLKSKPVMGKRTDKLYSIPGQVPNLVGLDEFCYFSGRCEHCMEICKNEAPNLNVHDEDHKVACWLYEERAGQ; translated from the coding sequence ATGAGTAAAGCAGTGGTAGAGCTAAAGGATTTACAAACACATTTTCAGACGGAAGAAGGTACAGTAAAGGCTGTTAATCATGTTAGCTTTTCAGTTCGAGAAGGTGAAACAGTTTGTGTAGTAGGCGAATCAGGTTGCGGGAAAAGTGTGACGGCTTTATCTATTATGGGACTTATTGCTGAATCTGGCGGTATCGTTGGTGGTGATATTCTTTATGAAGGAAAAAGTCTTTTAGGAATGAAAGAGAAAGAGCTTCGTAGTTTACGAGGTAATGACATTGCGATGATTTTCCAAGAACCGATGACATCGCTAAATCCTGTCTTCACCGTAGGCGAACAAATTGTAGAAACGTTAAGAGAGCATGAACTACTTAGTAAAAACGAAGCATACAAAAAGGCAATTGAATTAATTCGTAAAGTTGGTATAGCTCGCGCTGATGAAATTGTCCATTCTTATCCACATGAACTAAGTGGTGGGATGTTACAACGCATTATGATTGCTGTTGCACTTAGTTGTAATCCCAAGTTATTAATTGCAGATGAACCGACAACAGCTCTGGACGTTACGATTCAAGCGCAAATATTAGACTTACTAAGACAAGTAAAAGAGGAATTTAAAACGTCCATTTTATTAATTACACATGATCTAGGTGTTGTAGCGGAAATGGCCGATTACGTTGTCGTTATGTATGGCGGAAAAGTTATTGAAGAGGCACCGGTACTAGAGATATTTCAAAATCCTAAACATCCATATACACAGGGGTTGCTAAAATCAAAACCAGTAATGGGGAAACGAACAGATAAACTTTATTCTATTCCAGGGCAAGTTCCAAATTTAGTTGGCTTAGATGAGTTTTGCTACTTTAGTGGTCGCTGTGAACATTGCATGGAAATATGCAAAAATGAAGCGCCAAATCTTAATGTGCATGACGAGGATCATAAAGTAGCTTGTTGGTTATATGAGGAGCGTGCTGGGCAATGA
- a CDS encoding ABC transporter ATP-binding protein, with the protein MLVIDHITKSFGKKEIIKNVSFEVKKGETFGLLGPNGAGKSTTISMICGLIPYDSGDIKVGGKSVKEYPLEAKKKIGIVPQDIALYPTLSAKENLVFWGKMYGLNGKVAKERAEEVLGYVGLQDRGKDKIETFSGGMKRRINIGAALMHEPELLIMDEPTVGIDPQSRNHILETVKKLNEKGMTVIYTSHYMEEVEYLCERIAIVDHGKVIALGTKRELCNRLTDGFMVKLQLNRYSTELLHKLKALPIVERIIFDEDNSTIDIGLNGGEAIGTVVSAVVENKAQILKLEVQEPNLEALFLQLTGRSLRD; encoded by the coding sequence ATGTTAGTCATAGATCATATTACGAAATCATTTGGTAAGAAGGAAATCATAAAGAATGTTTCTTTTGAAGTGAAAAAAGGTGAAACATTTGGATTGCTTGGCCCAAATGGGGCAGGAAAATCAACGACGATATCAATGATTTGCGGATTAATTCCATACGATAGTGGTGATATAAAAGTTGGTGGGAAATCTGTAAAAGAGTATCCATTAGAAGCGAAAAAGAAAATTGGTATTGTTCCGCAAGACATTGCGCTGTATCCGACACTTTCAGCAAAGGAAAATTTGGTTTTTTGGGGAAAGATGTACGGTTTAAATGGAAAAGTTGCAAAAGAGCGAGCGGAGGAAGTGTTAGGTTACGTCGGTTTACAGGATCGGGGAAAAGATAAAATTGAAACATTTTCAGGTGGAATGAAAAGGCGTATTAATATTGGTGCAGCACTTATGCACGAACCGGAGTTATTAATTATGGATGAACCGACAGTCGGGATTGATCCACAATCGAGAAATCATATTTTAGAGACTGTTAAAAAATTAAATGAAAAAGGTATGACAGTCATTTATACGAGTCATTACATGGAAGAAGTTGAGTATTTATGTGAGCGGATTGCAATCGTTGATCACGGAAAGGTAATTGCATTAGGAACGAAAAGAGAGCTATGTAATCGCCTGACAGATGGATTTATGGTGAAATTGCAATTAAACCGCTATAGTACGGAACTGCTGCACAAGCTAAAAGCACTACCCATTGTTGAAAGGATTATTTTTGACGAAGATAATAGCACGATTGATATTGGACTAAATGGTGGGGAGGCTATTGGGACAGTTGTGTCAGCAGTTGTTGAGAACAAAGCTCAAATTTTAAAACTGGAAGTACAAGAACCGAATTTAGAGGCACTCTTTTTACAATTAACAGGACGTTCACTGCGTGATTAA
- a CDS encoding ABC transporter permease → MKKVWALCWLELKQILIKPQSYILMFGMPIIFTLIFGGLLGGSGNEKVNISLVDKDGSVLSGKYYEEIKKSDLISIEKVTYREGTQRIEDKKSSGIIIIPKDFQKSMLDGKVENIQFQASADFTGGTSVEQVLASVLKKMEIEVSAAREFEKKSNTSWETMYKEIYTKVEPVSIQKESILHDDQKLNNVTGRAAGFSILFVMIVMLSATGTILKARQLGVWSRLLGAPVSKVQILAGYILSFFLIGWIQFGVLMILTHSLFDVQWGNVLGVITLVSVLLLAVIGLALLLASIVKTTEQQSALGNIVVISTCMIGGLYWPIEIEPAWMQTAANFVPQTWAMRGFTELIVRGGTLADIGGYIGILILFAGVFFVIGLTRIRYD, encoded by the coding sequence ATGAAGAAGGTTTGGGCACTTTGTTGGCTAGAATTAAAACAAATTTTAATAAAGCCACAAAGTTATATACTTATGTTTGGAATGCCTATTATTTTCACACTTATTTTCGGTGGACTTTTAGGTGGAAGCGGGAATGAGAAAGTAAATATTAGTTTAGTAGATAAAGATGGTTCTGTATTATCTGGTAAGTATTATGAGGAAATAAAGAAAAGTGATTTAATTTCTATAGAAAAGGTAACGTATAGGGAAGGGACACAGAGGATCGAAGACAAGAAATCATCTGGTATAATCATCATTCCGAAAGATTTTCAAAAGAGTATGCTAGATGGAAAAGTAGAAAATATTCAATTTCAAGCCAGTGCTGATTTTACGGGTGGAACTTCTGTAGAGCAAGTATTGGCAAGTGTGTTAAAAAAGATGGAGATAGAAGTTAGTGCAGCAAGAGAGTTTGAAAAGAAAAGTAACACTTCGTGGGAAACGATGTATAAAGAAATCTATACAAAAGTAGAACCTGTTTCGATTCAAAAAGAATCAATTTTACATGATGATCAAAAGTTAAATAACGTTACAGGACGAGCGGCAGGTTTTTCGATTCTATTCGTTATGATTGTCATGTTAAGTGCCACGGGAACTATCTTGAAAGCTAGGCAACTTGGTGTTTGGTCTCGTTTATTAGGAGCGCCAGTTTCAAAAGTTCAAATACTGGCAGGATATATCCTTTCCTTCTTTTTAATAGGGTGGATTCAATTTGGTGTTCTAATGATATTAACGCATTCATTATTTGATGTGCAGTGGGGGAATGTATTAGGGGTTATTACACTTGTCTCGGTATTATTATTAGCTGTCATTGGTTTAGCCTTATTATTAGCAAGTATCGTAAAAACAACAGAACAACAGTCTGCATTAGGTAATATCGTTGTGATTTCAACATGTATGATTGGTGGTCTTTATTGGCCGATTGAAATTGAACCGGCATGGATGCAAACGGCAGCAAACTTTGTTCCGCAAACTTGGGCGATGCGTGGCTTTACAGAGTTAATTGTAAGGGGAGGTACATTAGCAGATATAGGAGGATATATTGGTATACTCATTTTATTTGCGGGAGTATTTTTCGTAATTGGTTTAACAAGAATACGTTATGACTGA
- a CDS encoding ABC transporter substrate-binding protein — translation MKKKTKKWAGVFSVLLSSSFVLSACGGQEDTASTEPVKQQDLKNIKIEKIAATDKTKVPDKAKNRKDTLVVGISKPGGVFLPYFQQNGWDGNVTSVIFASLVSTDKQGKPTPELAEKWDVSSDQLTYTFHLRKDLKFSDGSPLTADDVAFTLALLHDKAYEGEIDISQYAVKGGKEYKEGKATSIEGIQVVDPQTIKITTEKVNSQTLTALGGPVLSKAYYGKDYKQNTSLDYLKELYGKPIAAGPYKFEKYIPGQEVRFVANENYYAGKPKIPNFIYKITAGDTKLQLFQTGEVDYTGLGTGDEILEQAKGLQFANIQIETAASFNYIYMNNNKPYLKDKKVRQALIYGLDRKKYVDTALKGYGTVANVPIHPTSWAYTEEGVNKYEYDKEKAKKLLDEAGWKVGSDGVREKDGQKLKLSYFGPSSAKDSDLLIPIAKENYKEIGVEFNPEFMDFNTMLSKVNKGDYDLASVATPITTDPSETAGEYLSGVNKESLGYKNAKVDELIKKGIETVDIEKRKPIYKELYKELSDDPPVILLNYRRTITGYNGNIKGIDPEKYNSISSNLPVLSIEK, via the coding sequence ATGAAGAAAAAGACAAAAAAATGGGCTGGTGTATTTTCAGTATTATTGAGTAGTTCGTTTGTGTTATCTGCTTGCGGGGGACAGGAAGATACGGCTTCTACAGAACCAGTTAAACAGCAAGATTTAAAAAATATAAAAATCGAAAAGATTGCTGCTACAGATAAGACGAAAGTACCCGATAAAGCAAAAAATCGAAAAGACACGTTAGTTGTTGGGATTAGTAAACCGGGTGGTGTCTTTTTACCATACTTCCAGCAAAATGGTTGGGATGGAAATGTAACTTCTGTCATTTTTGCGTCGCTTGTATCGACAGATAAACAAGGAAAGCCAACTCCAGAATTAGCTGAGAAGTGGGATGTTTCTTCTGATCAGTTAACATATACATTCCATTTACGTAAAGATTTAAAATTTAGTGATGGTTCGCCATTAACAGCGGATGATGTAGCGTTCACATTGGCGCTTTTACATGATAAGGCATATGAAGGCGAAATAGACATCTCTCAATATGCTGTTAAAGGTGGTAAAGAATATAAAGAAGGAAAAGCAACTTCTATTGAAGGAATTCAAGTTGTTGATCCACAGACAATTAAAATTACGACTGAAAAAGTTAATTCGCAGACACTAACTGCTTTAGGTGGACCGGTGTTATCAAAAGCGTATTATGGAAAAGACTATAAACAAAATACAAGTTTAGATTATTTAAAAGAGTTATATGGAAAACCGATAGCTGCGGGGCCGTATAAATTTGAAAAGTATATTCCAGGTCAAGAAGTTCGTTTTGTAGCAAACGAAAATTATTATGCAGGTAAGCCGAAAATTCCAAACTTCATTTATAAAATTACTGCTGGTGATACAAAACTCCAATTGTTCCAAACAGGCGAAGTTGACTATACTGGCCTAGGTACTGGTGATGAAATTCTTGAACAGGCGAAAGGTTTACAATTCGCGAACATTCAAATCGAAACAGCCGCATCATTTAACTATATTTATATGAATAATAATAAGCCGTACTTAAAAGATAAAAAGGTTCGCCAAGCACTTATTTACGGGTTAGATCGTAAAAAATATGTTGATACAGCATTGAAAGGATACGGTACGGTAGCTAATGTACCAATTCATCCAACTTCTTGGGCTTATACAGAAGAAGGAGTTAATAAATATGAATACGACAAAGAAAAAGCGAAAAAATTATTAGATGAAGCAGGATGGAAAGTTGGTTCGGATGGAGTTCGTGAAAAAGATGGTCAAAAATTAAAGCTTTCTTATTTCGGCCCAAGTTCGGCTAAAGATAGTGATTTATTAATTCCAATTGCAAAAGAGAATTATAAAGAGATAGGTGTAGAATTTAATCCTGAATTTATGGACTTTAATACTATGCTTTCGAAGGTAAATAAAGGTGATTATGATTTAGCTTCTGTTGCTACACCGATTACAACTGATCCGAGTGAAACTGCAGGTGAATATTTATCTGGTGTTAATAAGGAGAGTCTTGGTTATAAAAATGCAAAAGTTGATGAGTTAATTAAAAAAGGTATTGAGACAGTTGATATTGAGAAACGTAAACCTATTTACAAAGAATTGTATAAAGAATTAAGTGATGACCCACCAGTAATTCTATTAAACTACCGTAGAACAATTACAGGATACAACGGGAATATAAAAGGAATTGACCCTGAAAAATACAATAGTATTAGTTCAAACTTACCAGTATTATCTATTGAAAAATAA